A genomic region of Scyliorhinus canicula chromosome 4, sScyCan1.1, whole genome shotgun sequence contains the following coding sequences:
- the pwwp2a gene encoding PWWP domain-containing protein 2A isoform X2, with the protein MCSVWIKNWKFFWFGPYGIPVTVLPKREYKDKADLMQLQCEPFQQQTQQNSKSTGTCETASLVPSAQPSVTENLWTAKPAPLFYEGASYPPPLFIRHTYNQSIPQPPPRRIKRPKRKMFREESTSIMNSIKLRPRQVLCDRCKNSISADKKELRRGGSTNDPSRNEDKKRKNDAMPAMSKRLKTDHKVLAKTQYDSQKRNTVIKISNLTTGKGKVVKISSQVHNSKMQLNPKKVLQNKNVDHTKAREVLKMAKEKVQKKQQREVSSSGNTIPKVHFTRRFQTSNSVPLPPRIRLKPQRYRNEENDSAYKAKLERLRSCKTASKAPPRCTSSRSAGEQPSEKDSPTKELEQSTDENKDTREIKWPCEQDEKQLGKRGRGGNITVYMTYSQNKSDSSAFSVCSSDSTDDIKSSNSECSSTETFDFPPGSIHVPCSSSSKEETLTNSLKVKIFTKNVSKCVTPDGKTICIGDIVWAKIYGFPWWPARILTITVSRKDNGFLVRQEARISWFGSPTTSFLALSQVSPFLENFQSRFNKKRKGLYRKAITEAAKAAKQLTPEVRALLTQFET; encoded by the exons ATGTGCAGTGTTTGGATCAAGAATTGGAAATTCTTCTG GTTTGGGCCCTATGGAATTCCTGTGACTGTGCTTCCAAAAAGGGAATACAAGGATAAAGCTGACTTAATGCAACTTCAGTGTGAACCATTCCAGCAACAGACCCAGCAAAATTCAAAATCTACAGGTACTTGTGAAACAGCATCTTTGGTACCTTCTGCACAACCTAGTGTAACTGAAAACCTATGGACTGCAAAACCTGCACCATTATTTTACGAAGGAGCATCTTATCCTCCTCCATTGTTTATTAGACATACGTATAACCAGTCTATACCTCAACCTCCTCCTAGAAGGATTAAGCGGCCTAAAAGGAAAATGTTTAGAGAAGAGTCTACTTCCATAATGAACTCTATTAAACTCAGACCAAGACAGGTTCTGTGTGATCGATGCAAAAACAGTATTTCTGCAGATAAAAAAGAGTTGAGAAGGGGTGGCAGCACAAATGATCCTTCTCGAAATGAGGACAAGAAACGAAAAAATGATGCTATGCCTGCAATGTCAAAGAGACTGAAAACCGACCACAAAGTGCTAGCGAAAACTCAGTATGACAGTCAGAAGCGAAATACTGTTATTAAAATTTCAAATCTAACTACAGGCAAGGGCAAAGTAGTCAAAATTTCTTCTCAAGTACACAATTCTAAAATGCAGTTAAATCCCAAGAAAGTGCTACAGAACAAGAATGTAGACCACACTAAAGCCAGGGAAGTGTTGAAAATGGCCAAAGAGAAAGTTCAAAAAAAACAGCAGAGGGAAGTTTCATCTTCTGGTAATACCATTCCGAAAGTTCATTTTACACGGCGCTTTCAAACCtccaactctgtccctctccctccacggATTCGTTTAAAACCACAGCGGTACAGGAATGAAGAAAATGACTCTGCTTACAAAGCTAAACTTGAGAGACTACGCAGCTGCAAGACAGCCTCCAAAGCGCCGCCTCGCTGCACTTCTTCCCGCTCAGCAGGTGAGCAGCCTTCTGAAAAAGATAGTCCCACAAAAGAGTTGGAACAGTCAACTGATGAGAATAAAGACACCAGGGAAATAAAATGGCCTTGTGAACAGGATGAAAAGCAATTGGGGAAAAGGGGCAGAGGAGGCAATATAACTGTTTATATGACCTACAGTCAAAATAAATCTGACTCTTCTGCCTTTTCAGTTTGTAGTAGTGATAGCACAGATGATATAAAATCCTCGAACTCAGAATGTAGTTCTACTGAAACATTTGACTTTCCTCCAGGCAGCATACATGTACCTTGCTCCTCCTCCTCAAAAGAAGAAACGCTCACTAATTCCTTGAAAGTGAAAATCTTTACCAAAAATGTCTCTAaatgtgtgactccagatggcaAGACCATATGTATAGGGGACATTGTTTGGGCCAAGATTTACGGCTTCCCCTGGTGGCCTGCCCGCATACTTACTATAACTGTAAGCCGGAAAGATAATGGCTTTTTAGTAAGACAGGAGGCCAGAATTTCATGGTTTGGGTCCCCAACAACATCTTTCCTGGCTCTTTCACAAGTTTCCCCGTTTTTAGAAAACTTCCAGTCACGCTTTAACAAGAAGAGAAAGGGCCTTTACCGTAAGGCCATCACAGAGGCAGCCAAGGCTGCAAAGCAGCTGACACCTGAAGTACGAGCCCTGCTGACACAGTTTGAAACATGA
- the pwwp2a gene encoding PWWP domain-containing protein 2A isoform X1 produces the protein MAAAGVGVAAVKLLAGSEVRVTVDHVVDDALVVSLLFEEKLFSGVLMDISRRFGPYGIPVTVLPKREYKDKADLMQLQCEPFQQQTQQNSKSTGTCETASLVPSAQPSVTENLWTAKPAPLFYEGASYPPPLFIRHTYNQSIPQPPPRRIKRPKRKMFREESTSIMNSIKLRPRQVLCDRCKNSISADKKELRRGGSTNDPSRNEDKKRKNDAMPAMSKRLKTDHKVLAKTQYDSQKRNTVIKISNLTTGKGKVVKISSQVHNSKMQLNPKKVLQNKNVDHTKAREVLKMAKEKVQKKQQREVSSSGNTIPKVHFTRRFQTSNSVPLPPRIRLKPQRYRNEENDSAYKAKLERLRSCKTASKAPPRCTSSRSAGEQPSEKDSPTKELEQSTDENKDTREIKWPCEQDEKQLGKRGRGGNITVYMTYSQNKSDSSAFSVCSSDSTDDIKSSNSECSSTETFDFPPGSIHVPCSSSSKEETLTNSLKVKIFTKNVSKCVTPDGKTICIGDIVWAKIYGFPWWPARILTITVSRKDNGFLVRQEARISWFGSPTTSFLALSQVSPFLENFQSRFNKKRKGLYRKAITEAAKAAKQLTPEVRALLTQFET, from the exons ATGGCGGCCGCGGGTGTTGGCGTCGCCGCCGTGAAACTCCTGGCGGGTTCCGAAGTGAGGGTAACGGTGGATCACGTCGTCGACGATGCGTTGGTCGTATCCCTGCTCTTCGAGGAGAAGCTCTTCTCAGGGGTTCTAATGGATATTTCTAGAAG GTTTGGGCCCTATGGAATTCCTGTGACTGTGCTTCCAAAAAGGGAATACAAGGATAAAGCTGACTTAATGCAACTTCAGTGTGAACCATTCCAGCAACAGACCCAGCAAAATTCAAAATCTACAGGTACTTGTGAAACAGCATCTTTGGTACCTTCTGCACAACCTAGTGTAACTGAAAACCTATGGACTGCAAAACCTGCACCATTATTTTACGAAGGAGCATCTTATCCTCCTCCATTGTTTATTAGACATACGTATAACCAGTCTATACCTCAACCTCCTCCTAGAAGGATTAAGCGGCCTAAAAGGAAAATGTTTAGAGAAGAGTCTACTTCCATAATGAACTCTATTAAACTCAGACCAAGACAGGTTCTGTGTGATCGATGCAAAAACAGTATTTCTGCAGATAAAAAAGAGTTGAGAAGGGGTGGCAGCACAAATGATCCTTCTCGAAATGAGGACAAGAAACGAAAAAATGATGCTATGCCTGCAATGTCAAAGAGACTGAAAACCGACCACAAAGTGCTAGCGAAAACTCAGTATGACAGTCAGAAGCGAAATACTGTTATTAAAATTTCAAATCTAACTACAGGCAAGGGCAAAGTAGTCAAAATTTCTTCTCAAGTACACAATTCTAAAATGCAGTTAAATCCCAAGAAAGTGCTACAGAACAAGAATGTAGACCACACTAAAGCCAGGGAAGTGTTGAAAATGGCCAAAGAGAAAGTTCAAAAAAAACAGCAGAGGGAAGTTTCATCTTCTGGTAATACCATTCCGAAAGTTCATTTTACACGGCGCTTTCAAACCtccaactctgtccctctccctccacggATTCGTTTAAAACCACAGCGGTACAGGAATGAAGAAAATGACTCTGCTTACAAAGCTAAACTTGAGAGACTACGCAGCTGCAAGACAGCCTCCAAAGCGCCGCCTCGCTGCACTTCTTCCCGCTCAGCAGGTGAGCAGCCTTCTGAAAAAGATAGTCCCACAAAAGAGTTGGAACAGTCAACTGATGAGAATAAAGACACCAGGGAAATAAAATGGCCTTGTGAACAGGATGAAAAGCAATTGGGGAAAAGGGGCAGAGGAGGCAATATAACTGTTTATATGACCTACAGTCAAAATAAATCTGACTCTTCTGCCTTTTCAGTTTGTAGTAGTGATAGCACAGATGATATAAAATCCTCGAACTCAGAATGTAGTTCTACTGAAACATTTGACTTTCCTCCAGGCAGCATACATGTACCTTGCTCCTCCTCCTCAAAAGAAGAAACGCTCACTAATTCCTTGAAAGTGAAAATCTTTACCAAAAATGTCTCTAaatgtgtgactccagatggcaAGACCATATGTATAGGGGACATTGTTTGGGCCAAGATTTACGGCTTCCCCTGGTGGCCTGCCCGCATACTTACTATAACTGTAAGCCGGAAAGATAATGGCTTTTTAGTAAGACAGGAGGCCAGAATTTCATGGTTTGGGTCCCCAACAACATCTTTCCTGGCTCTTTCACAAGTTTCCCCGTTTTTAGAAAACTTCCAGTCACGCTTTAACAAGAAGAGAAAGGGCCTTTACCGTAAGGCCATCACAGAGGCAGCCAAGGCTGCAAAGCAGCTGACACCTGAAGTACGAGCCCTGCTGACACAGTTTGAAACATGA